The following nucleotide sequence is from Paracrocinitomix mangrovi.
AATAATCCTGATTTAAAGTTTGCGCGTCAATTGTTGATGTATGGAATTATGTTCAGATCAACTTATAAAAGTGAGATTCCAGATTCTTCACCTTTACAAGCAGGTATTATTTCAATGATAAACATTTCAGATTGGATACAAAGTGTTTCTTATAAGGGAAACAATTGTATTGATAATCAACTACTGGAATTATTTCAGAATGCTTTGGGTGAATTTATTTTGGATTTATACGATCCTGATTTTGAATTCAAACACAATCCAGACTCAATGTATTGTCAGCATTGCGGAAAGTAAGCTATTATTTTAACTTCTCGTTTTCTTTGTGGCGAGTATTATCTCGCTTTGTTTTCTTATCCAGATTTTTCTTCAAAGCCTCTTCTAAATCAATGCCTGTTTGATTTGCCAAGCAGATCAGCACCCATAAAACATCCGCCATCTCATCACCAAGGTCTTTAGCTTTGTCAGATTCTTTTTCTGATTGTTCGCCGTATCTTCTGGCAATGATTCGAGCAACTTCGCCTACTTCTTCTGTAAGCTGAGCCATATTTGTCAACTCATTAAAATAACGAACCCCGTATTCATTAATCCAATTATCTACCAACTTTTGAGCTTCTTTTATGGTCATTTTTGCAACTTATTTATGATGTTAGTTGTTGAAAATCCTTCAACCAGATCAATTACTTTTACTACACCTCCATTATCTATCACTACCTCCCTGCCTACAATGTACTTCTTGTTCTGAGGATCTGTTTCAGCCGGATCATAATCAGCACCTTTTACTAAAACATCCGGTTTAATTTCTTCGATCAAAGCAATAGGAGTATCGTCATCAAACTCAATTACTGCTTCTACAAAACCCAAAGCAGCCAGCACAACTGACCTACCATCAAATTTATTAACCGGTCTATCCTCTCCCTTTCCCTGACGTTGTACAGAAGCATCTGAATTTATCCCCACTATCAAAACATCTCCTAATTCAGCTGCTTTTGCCAAATAGGTAACATGTCCTTTGTGCAGGATATCAAAACAACCATTAGTAAAAACAATCTTCTTACCTGAATCACGGAATTGTGAAACAGTTTTACTTAACTGATCTGAAGTAATGATTTTATTATGAATCTGATTGAGCCATTGCATCTCGATCAAATTTAATGTTTTTCCCATTGATGGCCAGAGAAATCAAACCAAGAACGATCATCATCAATGTTTGAGATGTCCAAATTATCCAACCAAGTGCCAGTGCAGCAGGATGAATTCCAGGCAAATCAGGCGCTATGTAGATGGTTACTATCAATCCAACAAAAGCAGGATAAACTCCAATTCCACCCTGAACCAAGACTATTCCAATTGTACCGGCAACAAAACCGGCCAACATAGCATCTATACCCAAATCTGAAGTTTCTTCAATTGCAAAAAAGCAAACACTAAACATCAGGATATACATGATCCAGATAAAAAATGTATGACCAATAAATTGAAGTTTATACTTGGTTTTGAGTACAGATTTTAAGCCTTCTATTACACCAAGCGCAAAATCTTTGATCTTTTTTCTCAAAGACTTCATGAAAATAGTCCCAAGCACTACCGCCAGGAAACCAAGGATGATCACCCATTTTACAATTTGTCCAAGCACTGTAAAAACCATTGCGTTTCCACAACCCATTTCACCCGCTTGAAAAGTTTCTATTTTTGCTTGAAAAAGGTCAATTTTATTGATTTGAAGCCCTAACATTACCAGGGTAACAATTCCCAACATCACCACATCAATAGCTCTTTCAGCAATGATGGTTCCAAATCCTTTCTTAAAAGGTACATTTTCTGTTTTAGAAATAACTCCAGCTCTGAAAGGCTCTCCTGCTCTCGGAAAAACCAGGTTTACTATATAACCAATCATTAAAGCATGATATGCACTCCAATAAGATACTTTGTGACCTAGAGGATCTAGCAAATACTTCCATCTATACGCTCTACTTGCATGAGAAAGAAAGCTGAACACTAAAGCTAAAACAACCCAGAAATAATCTACACGACCAAAAGCATCAAACAAATCTGCTTTTTGATCTTCACATAAAGCATCATAAAACAACCAGATTAAA
It contains:
- a CDS encoding nucleotide pyrophosphohydrolase, producing MTIKEAQKLVDNWINEYGVRYFNELTNMAQLTEEVGEVARIIARRYGEQSEKESDKAKDLGDEMADVLWVLICLANQTGIDLEEALKKNLDKKTKRDNTRHKENEKLK
- the rfaE2 gene encoding D-glycero-beta-D-manno-heptose 1-phosphate adenylyltransferase: MQWLNQIHNKIITSDQLSKTVSQFRDSGKKIVFTNGCFDILHKGHVTYLAKAAELGDVLIVGINSDASVQRQGKGEDRPVNKFDGRSVVLAALGFVEAVIEFDDDTPIALIEEIKPDVLVKGADYDPAETDPQNKKYIVGREVVIDNGGVVKVIDLVEGFSTTNIINKLQK
- a CDS encoding lysylphosphatidylglycerol synthase transmembrane domain-containing protein → MKSKLINILKILLPLGFGIFLIWLFYDALCEDQKADLFDAFGRVDYFWVVLALVFSFLSHASRAYRWKYLLDPLGHKVSYWSAYHALMIGYIVNLVFPRAGEPFRAGVISKTENVPFKKGFGTIIAERAIDVVMLGIVTLVMLGLQINKIDLFQAKIETFQAGEMGCGNAMVFTVLGQIVKWVIILGFLAVVLGTIFMKSLRKKIKDFALGVIEGLKSVLKTKYKLQFIGHTFFIWIMYILMFSVCFFAIEETSDLGIDAMLAGFVAGTIGIVLVQGGIGVYPAFVGLIVTIYIAPDLPGIHPAALALGWIIWTSQTLMMIVLGLISLAINGKNIKFDRDAMAQSDS